A stretch of DNA from Rhizobium sp. EC-SD404:
GAAGATATGATTGCGGCGGAGACTTTCCTTCGGGAGCAGCAGATTTCATGACGAGACAGTCCCAACGCGTCTTTGGCGTCACCGGATGGAAGAATTCCGGCAAGACGGGCCTGACCGTGCGCATCGTCGAGGAACTGACCCGCAGAGGCTGGCGCATTTCCACCGTGAAACATGCCCATCACGAGTTCGATATCGACAAGGAAAACACGGACAGTTGGCGTCATCGCCAAGCCGGAGCCGGCGAAGTGGCCATCGTTTCCGGCAAGCGCTGGGCCCTTATGCATGAGTTGCGTCACGAATCCGAACCTGCGCTTGAAGACATTCTCGAGCGCCTGGCTCCTTGCGATCTCGTTGTGATCGAAGGCTACAAGCGCGAGAACCATCCGAAAATCGAAGCCCGGCGGCTGGATGCCGCCAACCGCGCGCCACTGGCTGCTGCAGATCCCAACATCATCGCGATCGCTGCCGATCATCCGGTGTCCGAAGAACATCTGCCGGTCTTCGACCTGGACGACACCATCGGTATTTCCGATTTCATCGAGCGCGTCACGGGCCTGGCCGAGCGTCGGAGCGCTGCGTCATGACCACGGGACGTCGGCTCCTCGACGATTGTTTTCTGCACGACCGAGACCGCATGCGGCATTCGGAGGTGCTCGCTTTGATCTCCGAGCGGCTCGCGCCCATCGTGCCGATGGAAATGGTGCCTCTGCGGGAGGCAGCCGGACGCATTCTGGCCGAGCCGATCGCTGCCCCGCGCGATGTCCCCTTCTCCGACAATTCCGCAGTCGATGGCTATGCCTTCGCCTATGCCGACTACTTCAAGCGCAATACGCTCGGTATCCGCACGCGCATCGCTGCCGGGGACCTTGCACCCGCCGAGATCGGCAGATCCGAAGCGGCACGCATCTTCACCGGGGCAGCGATGCCAGCCGGCGCGGACACCGTCGCCATGCAGGAAGATTGCGAGCTCTCGGAGGACGGTTCGACGGTCACCGTGCCGAAAGGTCTGAAGCCTGGTGCCAACCGACGACGTGCCGGCGAGGACGTCGCGCAAGGATCAATCGCGATCGAGCCCGGCGTTCGGCTTCGCGCGCAGGATCTTGCCGCAATCGCGTCGTTCGGATTTGACGAAGTGCCGGTCTGCCGTCGCCTGCGCATCGCCGTTTTGTCCACAGGCAACGAACTCGTGGAACCGGGCAGCGCCGATCCGTTTCAGCCTGGTCAGGTTTTCGACAGTAACCGGACGATGCTGGCCGCATTGGCGCAGACGATGCCGGTCGAGATCACCGATCTGGGCATCCTCAAGGACGACGCAGCTCTCATTGCCAGCACGATCGAAGATGCAGCCGGCACCCATGACGTGATCCTGAGCACAGGCGGCGCATCGCGTGGCGAGGAAGATCATGTGGTGACGACGCTCGATGCGCTCGGCAAGAGGCACCTGTGGCAGATCGCCGTCAAGCCCGGACGCCCCATGGTGGTGGGTCAAATCCAGACGGACCAGAGGGATTGCGTGTTCTTCGGCCTGCCTGGAAACCCTGTCGCGGTTCTCGTCTGCTTCCTGCTCTATGTCCGCCCCGCGCTGACGATTCTCGGTGGCGGCCAAGCGCTAGAGCCCGCCCGGTATCATCTGCCCGCAGGTTTCCACATCGCGCGCAAAAAAACGGATCGCCGGGAATTCCTCCGCGGCTGGCTTGCCACCGGTGCCGACGGCATCTCCCGCGTCGAAAAATTTCCGCGCGACGGTTCGGGTCTCATCACGGGACTGCGGCAGGCGACCGGGCTGATCGAGTTGGATGAAGAGGTGAACGAGGTGCGCGTAGGCGATCGCGTCGCATTTATTCCGTTCAACGAGTTCGGGCTTTGAAAACTTACGCGAAGGCCGCTAACGTCAATTTGGATTTTTATTGCAATTGCGAATGGCGTCCGCATTAATCCATTCAAAGCGCTTCAATCAGACCCCGACGCCATAATGGACAAAGGGGCACCAGACTAACCACAGAGAGGAATATAATGCGCATTCAAAAGCTCATGCTCGCAGCATCGGCAGCAACCCTCGCCTTGACGATGGGGGCAGCCAGCGCCCAGGAAGTCGTTCGCATCGGCACCGAAGGCGCCTACCCGCCATTCAACGTGCTCGAAGCAGACGGCACCCTGACCGGCTTCGACATCGATATCGCAAACGCGCTTTGCGAAGAGATGGAAGTCCAGTGCGAGTTCGTGACCTCCGACTGGGATGGCATCATCCCAGGTCTGCTCGCCGGACGTTTCGACGCGATCATCGCGTCCATGTCGATCACCGAAGAGCGCAAGCAGCAGGTCGACTTCACCGAAAAGTACTACAACACGCCGCCCGCCATTGCCGTGCCGACCGACAGTGAACTCACCGAAGCAACAGACGAAGCCTTTGCAGGCCTGGCGCTTGGCGCGCAGTCTTCCACGACGCATTCGAACTATGCCGAGGAAAAGCTGCCTTCGGCCGATCTGCGTCTCTATCCGACGCCCGATGAATACAAGCTCGACGTCGCTGCCGGCCGCATCGATGGCGTAATCGACGACGTGATCGTTCTGAGCGAGTGGCTCGAATCCGAAGATGGTGCTTGTTGCAAGCTGCTCGACACGCTGGAAACGGATCCGGTCATCAATGGCGAAGGCGCCGGCATTGCCATCCGTCCGGGTGAAGACGAGCTTCGCGAGAAGTTCAACGCCGCTATCCTGGCCATTCGCGAGAACGGCACCTACCAGGAAATCAACGACAAGTATTTCGACGTCGACGTCTACGGCAGCTAAGCTTAAACGTCATTCGAACTCCATCATGGCCGGCTTATCCAAAACCGGCCATGATGTCTTTTTGCATCCGTCCCGAAATGGATGGCGAAGAAACGGGATAGCGGCAAATGCTTCAAGCCCTGATGACTTGGCTCGATCCGCTATGCGGCACCCTTGGCATCTTCCGTCTCCTTCCTGATGAAAGTCTGCTTGCCTGCGGCGATACCGGCTGGGGCGACGAGATCGCATCCGGCGTATTCGTCACCGTGTCCCTTGCGTTGGCGACGCTTCCCCTCGGCCTTTTCGCCGGCTTCATGCTGGCGCTCGCCAAGCAGAGCAAGGAAAAGTCCCTGCGGCTTGCGGCCGATATCTACACCACCATATTTCGCGGCCTGCCCGAGCTGCTGACGCTGTTTCTCGTCTATTACGGCGCGCAGATCGGCCTTCAGAACCTGCTGGCCGCGACTGGATCCACGACGACGATCGAGATCAACGCGTTTCTGGCAGGCATGGTCG
This window harbors:
- the glp gene encoding gephyrin-like molybdotransferase Glp, translated to MTTGRRLLDDCFLHDRDRMRHSEVLALISERLAPIVPMEMVPLREAAGRILAEPIAAPRDVPFSDNSAVDGYAFAYADYFKRNTLGIRTRIAAGDLAPAEIGRSEAARIFTGAAMPAGADTVAMQEDCELSEDGSTVTVPKGLKPGANRRRAGEDVAQGSIAIEPGVRLRAQDLAAIASFGFDEVPVCRRLRIAVLSTGNELVEPGSADPFQPGQVFDSNRTMLAALAQTMPVEITDLGILKDDAALIASTIEDAAGTHDVILSTGGASRGEEDHVVTTLDALGKRHLWQIAVKPGRPMVVGQIQTDQRDCVFFGLPGNPVAVLVCFLLYVRPALTILGGGQALEPARYHLPAGFHIARKKTDRREFLRGWLATGADGISRVEKFPRDGSGLITGLRQATGLIELDEEVNEVRVGDRVAFIPFNEFGL
- a CDS encoding ABC transporter permease, which codes for MLQALMTWLDPLCGTLGIFRLLPDESLLACGDTGWGDEIASGVFVTVSLALATLPLGLFAGFMLALAKQSKEKSLRLAADIYTTIFRGLPELLTLFLVYYGAQIGLQNLLAATGSTTTIEINAFLAGMVALGLVFSAYSSEVLVSAFHAIPSGQYEAGSALGLRRSTTMRRIIIPQLVRIALPGLGNLWMILLKETALVSVIGLADILRQTGIAARVTREAFMFFGLACLIYLVLAMLSSIVIHYIERWAGRDEART
- the mobB gene encoding molybdopterin-guanine dinucleotide biosynthesis protein B encodes the protein MTRQSQRVFGVTGWKNSGKTGLTVRIVEELTRRGWRISTVKHAHHEFDIDKENTDSWRHRQAGAGEVAIVSGKRWALMHELRHESEPALEDILERLAPCDLVVIEGYKRENHPKIEARRLDAANRAPLAAADPNIIAIAADHPVSEEHLPVFDLDDTIGISDFIERVTGLAERRSAAS
- a CDS encoding ABC transporter substrate-binding protein, translated to MRIQKLMLAASAATLALTMGAASAQEVVRIGTEGAYPPFNVLEADGTLTGFDIDIANALCEEMEVQCEFVTSDWDGIIPGLLAGRFDAIIASMSITEERKQQVDFTEKYYNTPPAIAVPTDSELTEATDEAFAGLALGAQSSTTHSNYAEEKLPSADLRLYPTPDEYKLDVAAGRIDGVIDDVIVLSEWLESEDGACCKLLDTLETDPVINGEGAGIAIRPGEDELREKFNAAILAIRENGTYQEINDKYFDVDVYGS